One Thermoanaerobacter pseudethanolicus ATCC 33223 genomic window, TCATTTATCTCTTTAAGGCCAAATCCTGTAATTGAATTAACTTTTACCGCTTCTATTCCCTTTCCCTTGAAATATTCTATCCATAAATCCGTAATTACATCATCAGCCAAATCAGCTTTATTGAGAAGAATGATCCTTTTCTTATTTTTTACAATATCATCAATATCCGGGTTTCTACTGCTTTTAGGTATTCTCGCATCTACTATTTCGTATACTACATCTACTAACTTAAGGTTAGAAACTATCTCCTTTTTAGATTTTGCCATATGTCCAGGATACCACTGTATCATATCAATTCCTCCACATATTTAAAAAAGGGGTTTATAACCCCTTTTTACATTAATTCCTTTATCTTTGTAGCAGCTTTTCCTACTCTCTTTCTCAAATAATACAATTTTGCTCTTCTGACTTTACCTCTCCTTATAACCTCTATCTTTTCAATTCTGGGAGAGTGAAGTGGAAAAGTCCTTTCAACTCCAACGCCATAAGATACACGTCTTACAGTGAAAGTCTCTCTTAAACCTGATCCACTCTTTTTAATTACTATCCCTTCAAAAGGCTGAATTCTTTCCCTATCTCCTTCAATAACCTTATAATGTACCCTTATAGTATCTCCTACATTAAAAGGAGTTAAGTCTTTTCTCATCTGCTGACTTTCAACTGCTTTTATTAAGTCCATTATTTTTCCCTCCTTCCAGCTTCTAAATGTCAAACCCTCTTTCTCGCAAAAATTTTTTATCTTCTTCAGTCAAAACAGCCTTTTTAAGCAAATCTGGCCGTTTTAAAAGAGTTATCTCTAAAGACTTTTGCCTTCGCCATTTAGCTATTTCGGCATGATTACCACTTAGTAAAATTTCTGGCACCTTCATACCTCTAAAAACTTCTGGCCTTGTATACTGTGGATATTCCAATAAATTATTAGCAAAGGATTCTTCTATAGCGCTTTGAGGGTGTGAAAGTACTCCTTCAATAAGTCTTGTTACAGCGTCAATGATAGCCATGGCGGCTATCTCTCCGCCTGTCAATATAAAATCTCCTAAAGA contains:
- the rplS gene encoding 50S ribosomal protein L19; protein product: MDLIKAVESQQMRKDLTPFNVGDTIRVHYKVIEGDRERIQPFEGIVIKKSGSGLRETFTVRRVSYGVGVERTFPLHSPRIEKIEVIRRGKVRRAKLYYLRKRVGKAATKIKELM